In Treponema primitia ZAS-2, a genomic segment contains:
- a CDS encoding bacteriohemerythrin gives MDKSRVSFLSAFIRKYIFNELLPLEARVGNMIYLVGLGSAFTTMVTRMVMGSNIFLVLVILAINLTIIGVIFLANYLKLYRIFQLIIVSVLCFVLFPLGFFALGGIDSAMAGYFVLSIVLIFLLTSGKSRIIFLVAHILEAVACYYFGSRPPLNAFVLPTANSYRYLDHIQTFVVVGICIGLIIAFQNKLYDEERQKVSNAKEDLSYRDRLLRVVNQVAEMLLSSETEYLDKTIKKAMEIMAGCVDADRMYIWKNRTIDGILNYEQQYEWLNNGVADMSLKAETGKSYTAAIPGWEENFTESRQVNGPVSGLSEAERIGLSLFGIKSILAIPVYLQEQFWGFVSFDDCHRERVFSEDDVNILRSGSLLLASAVVRNNNDIILSSRLKQQELMSDISQSFISKEAMGSLIQEALRRMGEFLKVTRVLVAVADLITDESRPAYTWFSRDEWKPDPTQTGFNEAITTTFPKTMPEKGYVPTVYCADTLTDNEGKYRIFYEKVGIKSFIWAPLYVDSSYWGMISIEECETARVWSDSDAQLVGTVSSAIAGAIARDIMEKARSAALDQAVQASKAKGDFLSNMSHEMRTPMNAIIGMTSIGKSAPDIEKKDYAFGKIEDASSHLLGVINDILDMSKIEANKLELSPVTFEFEKMLQKVVNVINFRIEQRQQSFYVTIDKMIPNSLIGDDQRLAQVITNLLSNAVKFTPEQGTIRLNAHYAGEENGLCLMQIEVTDSGIGISPEQQARLFTSFEQAESSTTRQFGGTGLGLAISKRIVELMGGKIWIESELGKGATFAFTVKMQKGDIESKSFLDPGVNWSNVKILAVDDESEILQYFIGVAENFGVKCDVASGSEEALALIKEKGGYDIYFIDWKMPGMNGMELSKRIKETGSGKSVVTMISGVEWSAIEGEAKSAGVDKFIAKPLFPSAIADLINECLGVDNAAIPSDITEDQDGCFEGFHLLLAEDVEINREIVLTLLESTKLLIDCAENGAIAVDMFRENPDKYDMIFMDVQMPQMDGYEATRTIRAMDFEKARGIPIVAMTANVFREDIEKSLAAGMNDHVGKPLDFNEVIARLRKYLPKNKTGNSAYIKYGEAGEESEQWKNGIAWSQDLATGNAEIDSQHKQIFRLTSNLAEASKNGQDAKFLKETLEFLINYTVKHFSDEEALASRYSYPDYRDHKKLHDDFRITVTQLSAEYDTKGSSQELWDKVTTTVVHWVIQHIKQQDFKLAEFIRKTTL, from the coding sequence ATGGATAAATCCAGGGTTAGCTTTTTATCGGCCTTCATCCGGAAATATATCTTCAACGAATTGCTGCCCCTGGAAGCCCGGGTAGGAAATATGATCTACCTGGTCGGCTTGGGCTCTGCCTTTACCACCATGGTTACCCGCATGGTGATGGGCTCAAATATCTTCCTTGTTTTGGTCATATTGGCCATCAACCTTACCATAATAGGGGTGATATTCCTGGCGAACTACCTCAAGTTATACCGGATCTTCCAGCTTATTATTGTGAGTGTGCTCTGCTTTGTCCTCTTTCCCCTGGGCTTTTTTGCCCTGGGAGGGATAGATAGCGCCATGGCGGGCTACTTTGTCCTCAGTATAGTGCTGATTTTTCTCCTTACTTCGGGGAAAAGCCGCATAATCTTCCTTGTAGCGCATATTCTGGAGGCCGTTGCCTGTTATTATTTCGGTTCCAGGCCCCCTTTAAACGCTTTTGTATTGCCCACAGCGAATTCTTACCGTTATTTGGACCATATTCAGACCTTTGTGGTGGTTGGAATCTGCATAGGCTTGATAATCGCCTTCCAAAACAAGCTTTATGACGAGGAACGGCAAAAGGTAAGCAACGCCAAAGAGGATCTTTCTTACCGTGATCGGCTTCTCAGGGTGGTGAATCAGGTGGCTGAAATGCTTCTCTCATCTGAAACCGAATATCTGGACAAGACCATTAAAAAGGCCATGGAAATCATGGCCGGCTGTGTAGACGCAGATCGCATGTATATATGGAAGAATCGTACCATCGATGGCATATTGAACTACGAACAGCAGTACGAATGGCTTAACAATGGTGTAGCAGATATGAGCCTCAAGGCCGAGACCGGGAAGTCCTATACCGCCGCCATCCCCGGCTGGGAGGAAAATTTCACTGAAAGCAGGCAGGTCAACGGTCCGGTTTCGGGCCTTTCCGAAGCTGAACGGATTGGCCTCTCCCTATTCGGCATAAAATCCATATTGGCTATACCTGTTTACCTCCAGGAGCAATTTTGGGGGTTTGTGAGTTTTGACGACTGTCACCGGGAACGGGTGTTTTCCGAAGACGATGTAAATATACTCCGATCCGGGAGTCTGCTCCTGGCCAGCGCAGTGGTACGAAACAACAACGATATCATCCTCAGCTCCCGGCTCAAACAGCAGGAGCTCATGTCGGACATCTCCCAGAGTTTCATCTCCAAAGAGGCTATGGGCAGCCTTATACAGGAAGCCCTGCGGCGCATGGGGGAATTCCTCAAAGTGACCAGGGTCCTTGTCGCAGTGGCGGATCTTATCACCGATGAAAGCCGTCCTGCCTACACGTGGTTCTCCAGGGATGAATGGAAACCCGATCCTACCCAGACCGGGTTTAACGAAGCAATAACCACCACATTCCCCAAAACCATGCCCGAAAAGGGCTATGTACCCACTGTCTACTGCGCCGATACCCTTACAGATAACGAGGGCAAATACCGCATTTTTTACGAGAAGGTGGGGATTAAATCCTTTATCTGGGCGCCCCTCTATGTAGATTCTTCCTACTGGGGCATGATCAGCATTGAAGAGTGCGAAACTGCGCGGGTATGGTCAGACAGCGACGCCCAGCTGGTGGGGACCGTTTCCAGCGCCATAGCCGGGGCAATTGCCCGTGACATCATGGAGAAGGCCCGTTCGGCCGCATTGGATCAGGCGGTACAGGCCAGCAAGGCCAAGGGGGATTTCCTCTCCAATATGAGCCACGAGATGCGTACCCCTATGAACGCCATAATCGGCATGACCTCCATCGGTAAAAGCGCCCCTGACATCGAAAAGAAAGATTATGCCTTTGGAAAGATAGAAGACGCTTCCTCCCACCTCCTGGGGGTCATCAACGATATACTCGATATGTCCAAGATCGAAGCCAACAAGCTTGAACTGTCCCCGGTAACTTTTGAATTTGAGAAGATGCTCCAAAAAGTGGTGAACGTCATCAACTTCCGTATAGAACAGCGGCAGCAGTCCTTCTATGTTACTATTGATAAAATGATCCCCAACTCCCTGATCGGGGACGATCAGCGCCTGGCCCAGGTAATCACCAATCTTTTAAGCAACGCAGTAAAATTCACCCCCGAACAAGGAACCATACGGCTCAATGCCCATTATGCAGGAGAAGAAAATGGTCTCTGCCTGATGCAGATCGAAGTGACCGATTCCGGTATAGGCATAAGCCCCGAACAGCAGGCACGGCTTTTCACTTCTTTTGAACAGGCGGAATCCAGCACTACCAGGCAATTCGGCGGTACCGGCCTGGGCCTTGCCATCTCCAAACGTATTGTGGAACTTATGGGGGGCAAGATCTGGATAGAATCGGAACTGGGCAAGGGCGCCACCTTTGCTTTCACCGTCAAAATGCAGAAAGGCGATATAGAAAGTAAAAGCTTCCTCGACCCCGGTGTAAATTGGAGCAACGTAAAGATCCTTGCGGTGGATGATGAAAGCGAAATTTTGCAATACTTTATCGGTGTAGCGGAAAACTTTGGCGTCAAATGCGATGTCGCTTCGGGCAGTGAAGAAGCCCTGGCGCTTATCAAGGAAAAGGGCGGCTACGATATCTACTTTATTGACTGGAAAATGCCCGGCATGAACGGCATGGAGCTTTCGAAAAGGATCAAAGAAACAGGCAGCGGCAAATCGGTGGTAACCATGATCTCCGGTGTTGAATGGAGCGCCATTGAAGGGGAAGCCAAAAGCGCGGGGGTGGATAAGTTTATTGCAAAACCCCTCTTTCCTTCAGCAATCGCGGATCTTATCAACGAATGTCTCGGTGTAGACAATGCCGCTATCCCCAGTGACATCACTGAAGATCAAGACGGCTGCTTCGAAGGTTTCCATTTGCTTTTGGCTGAAGATGTGGAGATAAACCGCGAAATAGTCCTGACTCTCCTTGAATCCACCAAGCTCTTAATAGATTGCGCCGAGAACGGCGCCATCGCAGTAGATATGTTTAGAGAAAATCCTGATAAATACGACATGATCTTCATGGACGTTCAAATGCCTCAAATGGATGGCTACGAAGCCACCCGTACCATCAGGGCTATGGATTTTGAAAAAGCCCGGGGGATTCCCATCGTCGCTATGACCGCTAATGTCTTTAGAGAAGATATTGAAAAGTCCCTTGCAGCAGGCATGAACGATCATGTGGGTAAGCCCCTGGATTTCAACGAAGTGATAGCAAGACTACGAAAATATTTACCCAAAAACAAGACCGGCAATTCCGCCTATATCAAATACGGTGAAGCCGGAGAGGAAAGTGAGCAATGGAAAAACGGTATTGCCTGGAGCCAGGACCTTGCTACGGGCAATGCCGAAATTGACTCCCAGCACAAGCAGATATTCCGGCTCACCAGTAATTTGGCCGAAGCCTCCAAAAATGGGCAGGATGCAAAGTTCCTGAAAGAAACCCTGGAATTTCTGATTAATTATACGGTTAAGCATTTTTCTGATGAAGAAGCCCTTGCGAGCCGATACAGTTATCCGGACTATAGGGATCATAAGAAGCTCCATGATGATTTCCGCATTACTGTTACACAACTCAGCGCAGAGTACGATACCAAAGGAAGCTCACAGGAGCTTTGGGACAAGGTTACTACAACTGTCGTACACTGGGTGATACAGCATATCAAGCAGCAGGATTTTAAACTTGCAGAGTTTATACGGAAGACTACCTTATAA
- a CDS encoding winged helix-turn-helix transcriptional regulator, protein MEAPCNDKTCDKCPCMESCPLESALRIIGGKWKIPILCSLHQDGATRYNGLKRKIRGITNTVLASSLKELEEAGLISRRQFAEIPVRVEYSLTQACDTLLPILNQLSHWGAALQKTGTGI, encoded by the coding sequence ATGGAAGCGCCTTGCAATGATAAAACCTGTGACAAATGTCCCTGCATGGAAAGCTGTCCCCTGGAAAGCGCCCTGCGTATAATCGGCGGCAAGTGGAAAATTCCCATACTCTGTTCCCTGCATCAGGACGGGGCCACCCGCTACAACGGCCTGAAACGCAAAATACGGGGCATTACCAATACGGTGCTTGCAAGCTCCCTTAAGGAACTGGAAGAAGCGGGGCTCATCAGCCGCCGGCAGTTCGCCGAAATCCCCGTGCGGGTCGAGTACTCCCTCACCCAGGCCTGCGATACCTTGCTGCCCATCCTGAACCAGCTTTCCCACTGGGGAGCGGCTTTGCAAAAAACAGGAACCGGGATCTAA
- a CDS encoding pyridoxamine 5'-phosphate oxidase family protein, with protein MIITDEIKKVIEATAFITLVTINPDGTPHPIIAGKGQVEGDTVVFGIYKMEVTQKNLAQSNKAWLVGATKEGGPKGYRLAGTAEAKEKKLVFTTVKADILI; from the coding sequence ATGATTATTACTGATGAGATTAAGAAGGTTATCGAAGCAACGGCGTTTATCACCCTGGTGACGATAAATCCCGATGGCACCCCCCACCCGATTATTGCCGGGAAAGGGCAGGTTGAGGGGGACACGGTGGTTTTTGGCATTTATAAGATGGAAGTGACCCAGAAGAACCTGGCCCAAAGCAACAAGGCCTGGCTCGTGGGTGCTACCAAGGAGGGCGGTCCCAAGGGTTACCGCCTGGCAGGAACTGCGGAGGCAAAGGAGAAAAAGCTTGTCTTTACCACGGTAAAAGCGGATATTCTTATTTAA
- a CDS encoding DUF1638 domain-containing protein produces MPLPVLSCGIYQLELEKLLPEIQKELGTELALRYLPPGLDVEDKKLEDAITQELGIFKEQKGLLLYGKMCHSNMPGIAGKVGALLPKAANCVEAFLSPEKKKEMDATGNVYYLTMSGLKLWREIYQQGHGWEAADARMNFGSFDKIVVLDCGLFEITDEALFDFFEFTQVPVELMPISLDYFKDMVLGLCRELLDKI; encoded by the coding sequence ATGCCCCTGCCCGTACTGTCCTGCGGTATCTACCAATTGGAACTTGAAAAGCTGCTTCCGGAGATTCAAAAAGAACTGGGGACAGAGCTGGCCCTGCGCTACCTGCCCCCGGGGCTGGATGTGGAGGATAAAAAGCTGGAAGACGCCATTACCCAGGAACTGGGAATTTTCAAAGAGCAGAAAGGGCTGCTCCTCTACGGAAAGATGTGCCATTCCAATATGCCCGGGATAGCCGGGAAGGTAGGGGCTCTGCTGCCCAAGGCGGCCAACTGCGTTGAGGCCTTCCTGAGCCCGGAAAAGAAAAAAGAGATGGACGCCACGGGGAATGTGTACTATCTGACTATGAGTGGTCTCAAGCTCTGGCGGGAAATTTACCAGCAGGGGCATGGCTGGGAGGCTGCAGACGCCCGGATGAATTTCGGATCCTTTGACAAGATCGTGGTCCTGGACTGCGGCCTCTTTGAAATTACCGATGAGGCGCTTTTCGACTTCTTTGAATTTACCCAGGTCCCGGTAGAGCTTATGCCCATCAGCCTGGACTACTTCAAGGACATGGTCTTGGGACTTTGCCGGGAACTGCTGGATAAAATCTGA
- the rpmB gene encoding 50S ribosomal protein L28 — MSRTCDICGKHTITGNKVSHAKNHTRRTWKPNLVKLKTEIQGTTITLKICARCLKSDFITKKV, encoded by the coding sequence ATGTCACGTACCTGCGATATTTGCGGCAAACACACCATCACCGGGAATAAGGTGAGCCACGCGAAAAATCATACCCGCCGCACCTGGAAGCCCAATCTGGTCAAGCTAAAGACCGAAATACAGGGTACCACGATCACCCTTAAAATCTGCGCCCGTTGCCTCAAGAGCGACTTTATCACGAAAAAGGTCTAA
- a CDS encoding DUF6657 family protein has product MGRIKSALELALERTESVKGDKGSIDQFEAKQRGKKLANLFLADPKDGLEGELKKTPKDQLAALKQGIFDALITQVALPAVADDEKRIEAAGKGLQAVIGDPRFGALYKQFIQGISRYLSETAQYDAAIKQQYAPKLRQKEEELTRRLGRPVQLDPFQDPEFVGFYNQNMNALKDNYQAMVNQVREQAVQLFGQP; this is encoded by the coding sequence ATGGGACGGATAAAAAGTGCCTTGGAACTGGCCCTGGAACGGACCGAGTCGGTTAAGGGCGATAAAGGCAGTATCGATCAGTTTGAGGCAAAACAGCGGGGAAAGAAGCTGGCCAATTTGTTCCTTGCAGATCCCAAGGACGGCCTGGAGGGGGAACTGAAAAAGACCCCCAAGGATCAGTTAGCCGCCCTGAAGCAGGGTATCTTTGATGCCCTTATTACCCAAGTTGCCCTCCCCGCGGTTGCGGATGATGAAAAACGCATTGAGGCTGCGGGTAAAGGGCTCCAGGCGGTGATTGGGGATCCCCGTTTCGGGGCGCTCTACAAACAGTTCATCCAGGGCATCTCCCGGTATTTAAGCGAAACCGCCCAGTACGATGCAGCCATTAAGCAGCAATACGCCCCCAAACTGCGTCAGAAAGAGGAGGAGCTTACCCGGCGCTTAGGCCGCCCGGTTCAGCTTGACCCCTTCCAGGACCCGGAATTTGTGGGCTTTTACAACCAGAACATGAATGCCCTGAAGGATAATTATCAAGCCATGGTTAACCAGGTCCGGGAGCAGGCGGTTCAGCTTTTCGGCCAGCCCTAA
- a CDS encoding ZIP family metal transporter, with the protein MEWFLNCPVILQALLATLFTYGVTALGAGTVFFFKSINRKLLDGMLGFAGGVMIAASFWSLLEPAIAMAEALGMIPWVPATVGFLLGGAFLGLVDRILPHLHIEYPMQEAEGPKTNLGRSILLVLAITLHNIPEGLAVGVGFGALAAGIPGAGVTGAIALTLGIGLQNFPEGAAVSIPLRRDGLSRGKAFWYGQLSGLVEPVAGVLGAALVYYIQPILPYALAFAAGAMIFVVAEEVIPESRREGNDHIATAGIMLGFAIMMALDLGLG; encoded by the coding sequence ATGGAATGGTTTTTAAATTGCCCTGTGATACTTCAGGCCCTGTTGGCCACCCTCTTTACCTACGGGGTTACTGCCCTGGGCGCGGGGACCGTATTTTTCTTCAAGAGCATCAATCGCAAACTTCTGGACGGTATGCTGGGCTTTGCCGGGGGGGTGATGATCGCCGCCAGTTTCTGGTCCCTCCTGGAACCGGCCATTGCCATGGCGGAAGCCTTAGGCATGATACCCTGGGTCCCCGCAACGGTTGGATTTCTCCTGGGAGGTGCTTTTTTGGGGCTGGTGGACCGGATCCTTCCCCATCTGCACATTGAGTATCCTATGCAGGAGGCTGAGGGGCCCAAGACGAACTTGGGCCGGTCCATCCTGCTGGTTCTGGCCATTACCCTTCACAACATTCCCGAGGGGCTTGCGGTAGGGGTGGGTTTCGGCGCCCTTGCCGCGGGTATACCCGGTGCGGGAGTTACCGGAGCTATCGCCCTGACCCTGGGTATCGGGCTCCAGAATTTTCCTGAAGGGGCGGCAGTGTCCATTCCATTGCGGCGGGACGGCCTTTCCCGGGGCAAGGCTTTCTGGTACGGTCAGCTTTCCGGTCTGGTGGAACCCGTGGCAGGGGTTCTTGGCGCGGCCTTGGTCTACTATATCCAGCCGATCCTCCCTTATGCCCTGGCCTTTGCCGCTGGAGCCATGATCTTCGTGGTGGCCGAAGAGGTCATCCCCGAATCTCGGCGGGAGGGTAACGACCATATCGCCACTGCGGGGATCATGCTGGGCTTTGCCATTATGATGGCTCTGGACCTTGGGCTGGGATAA
- a CDS encoding SPL family radical SAM protein has protein sequence MHFKEVKGILSSKNGMNISRGCIHGCIYCDARSKCYNMDHVFEDVEIKINAPELLEQKLKTKRKKCMIGTGAMSDPYIPIPENLNNIRTCLEIIEKYRCGLAIQTKSSLILRDLDLLIKINNNAKCIVEITLTSFDESLCRIVEPNVSTTKERFEILKTMRDNGIQTIVWLSPILPFINDTEENIRGILHYCIEAKVYGILCFEMGLTLREGDREYFYEKLDVHFPGLKQKYQSKYGNNYILKSDRNKTLMEIFNKTCHDNNIVCDNDELFRYMSAFEENEKRQLYLFE, from the coding sequence ATGCATTTTAAAGAAGTGAAAGGCATATTATCGTCTAAAAATGGTATGAATATCAGCCGGGGATGTATTCATGGCTGCATATATTGTGACGCGAGAAGCAAGTGTTACAATATGGACCATGTTTTTGAAGATGTGGAAATAAAAATAAACGCCCCTGAATTGCTGGAACAGAAATTAAAAACAAAACGTAAAAAGTGCATGATCGGTACCGGCGCCATGAGTGATCCCTATATTCCTATACCCGAAAATTTAAATAATATACGAACATGCCTTGAGATTATAGAAAAATACCGGTGCGGCCTGGCAATCCAGACAAAATCAAGCCTGATATTACGGGATCTGGATCTGTTGATAAAAATTAACAATAATGCAAAATGCATTGTAGAAATAACCCTTACAAGCTTTGACGAGTCTTTGTGCAGAATAGTTGAGCCGAATGTATCTACCACGAAAGAGCGGTTTGAAATATTAAAAACCATGCGGGATAATGGGATTCAAACTATAGTATGGTTAAGTCCCATATTACCTTTTATTAATGATACGGAAGAAAATATCCGGGGGATATTGCATTATTGTATAGAAGCAAAGGTCTATGGGATCCTATGTTTTGAAATGGGGTTAACATTACGGGAAGGGGATCGGGAATATTTTTATGAAAAACTCGATGTGCATTTTCCGGGGCTAAAACAAAAATATCAAAGTAAATACGGAAACAATTACATACTCAAAAGCGATAGAAACAAAACACTTATGGAAATATTCAATAAAACATGCCATGACAATAATATTGTCTGTGATAATGATGAATTATTCAGATATATGAGTGCCTTTGAAGAAAACGAAAAAAGACAGCTATACTTGTTTGAATAA
- a CDS encoding CapA family protein — translation MRKSPLLLTLLLFLCACAGNFVASCTKPQPVYLGLSTPGTELSPEQAVELQAAASFLAGLLARELVPLGMEFLGTELAAEPRLGTELHPDLVLELSSRWVFELIHGDRAVPNGSPQLSETELPDTPFLLSRTWMVPCTKVPDGRQDAALEDCLLGKEELLSLRELAPPYVALRVDGLSADDEAYPLVRLVEARLGVAEEGLTEKARAKAETLAGQLAAKLGVALAAVANPLVEPKPEILWLASAGDLMLDRGAGEILLREGPESLFFGAAKILEEADLAIVNLEGAVSSRGYREEKTYNFRFSPPVAGALKKSGIDAVLLANNHVFDWGPQAFLDTLEHVGAAGLGILGAGPDRGAAAAPWVFQKKGITVRAFGIGSFPPERSGWSGARMAAGEGTPGILHGYGSVEALKEVLSAGAIGEDAPGILAGDAEQYLNIVFFHGGEEWTNRPDRATREWYTDIIRAGADLLIGSHPHIVQGFEWIEGKPVFWSLGNFVFAGMENTGGGDEGLLIRLGYWGTELVYVEPYPLALTGPRVRLAPMEKLSGFYALSK, via the coding sequence ATGCGGAAATCCCCCCTTCTTTTAACCCTCCTCCTGTTTCTCTGTGCCTGCGCGGGAAACTTCGTTGCAAGTTGTACTAAACCCCAGCCTGTGTATCTAGGCCTATCGACGCCGGGGACAGAGCTGTCGCCGGAGCAGGCGGTGGAACTTCAGGCGGCAGCATCTTTCCTGGCAGGTTTGTTGGCCCGGGAGCTGGTTCCGCTGGGGATGGAGTTTTTGGGGACAGAGCTGGCAGCGGAACCGCGCCTGGGGACAGAGCTGCATCCGGACCTGGTACTGGAACTGTCATCCCGCTGGGTTTTTGAGCTTATCCATGGGGACAGAGCTGTCCCCAATGGTTCCCCGCAACTATCAGAAACAGAGCTGCCGGATACCCCCTTTCTTTTATCCAGAACCTGGATGGTTCCCTGTACTAAAGTTCCCGATGGCCGGCAGGATGCCGCTCTGGAGGACTGCCTTCTCGGAAAAGAGGAACTCCTCAGTCTCCGGGAACTGGCCCCGCCCTATGTGGCACTCCGGGTTGACGGCCTTTCCGCCGATGACGAAGCTTACCCGCTGGTTCGGCTGGTCGAAGCGCGGCTGGGTGTGGCAGAAGAGGGCTTGACCGAAAAAGCCCGTGCCAAGGCAGAAACCCTGGCCGGGCAGTTGGCGGCAAAGCTGGGAGTAGCCCTCGCAGCCGTCGCAAATCCCCTGGTGGAGCCGAAGCCGGAAATACTCTGGCTGGCCTCCGCCGGAGACCTGATGCTGGACCGGGGCGCCGGGGAGATACTTCTCAGGGAGGGACCGGAAAGCCTCTTTTTTGGGGCTGCAAAAATTTTGGAAGAAGCGGACCTTGCAATTGTAAACTTGGAGGGCGCCGTGAGCAGCCGGGGATATCGGGAAGAAAAAACCTACAACTTCCGCTTTTCTCCCCCAGTCGCGGGGGCCCTCAAAAAGTCGGGCATAGACGCAGTCCTTTTGGCAAACAACCATGTTTTTGACTGGGGTCCCCAGGCATTCCTGGATACCCTGGAGCATGTCGGCGCCGCAGGGCTGGGTATTCTCGGAGCGGGACCGGATCGGGGGGCAGCGGCGGCGCCCTGGGTCTTCCAAAAAAAGGGGATAACAGTGCGGGCCTTCGGGATCGGCTCCTTTCCGCCTGAGCGGAGCGGCTGGAGCGGGGCAAGGATGGCAGCCGGGGAGGGCACACCAGGGATACTCCACGGCTATGGAAGCGTCGAGGCGCTCAAGGAGGTTCTTTCCGCCGGGGCCATTGGGGAAGACGCACCGGGGATACTCGCTGGGGATGCCGAACAGTATCTAAATATCGTATTTTTCCATGGCGGGGAAGAATGGACCAACAGGCCGGATCGGGCTACCAGGGAATGGTACACGGATATAATTCGCGCCGGGGCAGACCTCCTCATTGGCTCTCATCCCCACATCGTACAGGGCTTTGAGTGGATCGAAGGAAAGCCCGTGTTCTGGTCCCTGGGGAACTTTGTTTTTGCGGGCATGGAAAATACCGGCGGCGGGGACGAGGGCCTCCTTATCCGGCTGGGGTATTGGGGGACTGAGCTGGTTTATGTGGAGCCTTACCCTTTAGCCCTGACCGGCCCTCGGGTGAGGCTAGCCCCGATGGAGAAATTAAGTGGGTTCTATGCCCTATCGAAGTGA
- a CDS encoding adenylate kinase — protein sequence MKLIFLGPPGAGKGTLAAKAVDILKVPHISTGAIFRAAIAAKSPLGLKVKAIIDAGKLVDDATTIALVKERLAQGDAQKGYILDGFPRTIPQAEALAGFSAVDRVVNFELPDPAVLERLGGRRVCRNCGLNYHKVFNPPKKADVCDVCGGEVYTRDDDREGAIRKRIEVYRDQTAPLIDYYRKKGLLADVDAQPTVDQVVENFKQSLALKG from the coding sequence TTGAAATTAATCTTTCTGGGCCCCCCCGGAGCGGGGAAGGGAACCCTGGCGGCAAAGGCGGTGGACATACTCAAGGTTCCCCATATTTCCACCGGCGCTATTTTTAGGGCCGCCATTGCCGCCAAAAGTCCCCTGGGGCTCAAGGTGAAGGCTATCATCGACGCGGGAAAGCTGGTGGACGACGCTACCACTATTGCGCTGGTCAAGGAACGGCTGGCCCAGGGGGATGCCCAAAAGGGCTATATCCTGGACGGTTTCCCCCGGACCATACCCCAGGCAGAGGCCCTGGCCGGGTTTTCCGCCGTAGATAGGGTGGTAAACTTTGAGCTCCCCGACCCGGCGGTACTGGAACGTTTAGGGGGCCGACGGGTCTGCCGGAACTGTGGTCTTAATTATCATAAGGTTTTTAACCCGCCTAAAAAAGCGGATGTCTGTGACGTCTGCGGCGGCGAGGTGTATACCCGGGATGATGACCGGGAAGGGGCGATCCGGAAACGTATTGAGGTTTACCGGGACCAGACCGCGCCCCTGATCGACTACTACCGCAAGAAAGGCCTTCTGGCGGATGTGGACGCCCAGCCTACGGTGGATCAGGTGGTGGAGAACTTCAAACAGAGTCTAGCGCTGAAAGGGTAG
- a CDS encoding 5-formyltetrahydrofolate cyclo-ligase, which produces MATPKQELRKTLRKQLAALPPETYRDEGKRGAGFMAGYPAWRDTDTVLLFLSAPGEIETDPLLDLAFSQGKKVFLPRVEGEIARFFHIRSAEGPWSVGAFDIREPLIDEHNPPEEFPAPGKTGKSGGAPALVVVPGMAFDRQGNRMGHGKGYYDRFFAKLDDLKIPYGMVGFCLEQQVLPDVPVEPWDKKMHAICTGTGLFTIL; this is translated from the coding sequence ATGGCAACTCCAAAACAAGAACTGAGGAAGACCCTGCGGAAACAGCTTGCAGCGCTTCCCCCGGAAACATACCGGGATGAAGGTAAGCGGGGCGCAGGCTTTATGGCCGGGTATCCTGCTTGGCGGGATACGGATACGGTGCTGCTCTTTCTTTCCGCTCCGGGGGAAATAGAAACCGACCCTCTTTTGGACTTGGCCTTTTCCCAGGGGAAAAAAGTTTTCCTCCCCCGGGTTGAGGGGGAGATAGCGCGGTTTTTCCATATCCGCTCCGCCGAAGGGCCCTGGAGCGTCGGGGCCTTTGACATCCGGGAACCCCTGATTGATGAGCACAACCCCCCTGAGGAATTCCCCGCCCCGGGGAAAACCGGAAAAAGCGGCGGCGCCCCGGCCCTGGTAGTGGTGCCCGGCATGGCCTTTGACCGGCAAGGGAACCGCATGGGCCACGGCAAGGGCTACTACGACCGTTTTTTTGCCAAGCTAGACGACCTAAAAATCCCCTACGGCATGGTTGGATTTTGCCTGGAACAACAGGTATTGCCCGATGTTCCTGTGGAACCCTGGGATAAAAAAATGCACGCTATTTGTACCGGGACCGGACTTTTTACTATATTATAA